DNA from Chiloscyllium plagiosum isolate BGI_BamShark_2017 unplaced genomic scaffold, ASM401019v2 scaf_58329, whole genome shotgun sequence:
aaTGGGACTGATCTGGATGCTGATGCCTGCCGGGATGAGGGTAGGTGGGACTGAGGGGTCAGGGACTACAAAAGCAGCACCACAGACAGAGAAGGGGGCCTAGTGGTGAAAGCTGGTTTTTAATTGGGGAGATCGGTACACAGTGTCAAAGGTCACAGACCTGCCCCCCCCCAGGCGGCTTCCTGGCAGGGTCAGAGGTCAGCCTGAGGGTGTATCACCCATAATAATTCATCCATCACCACCCATAATCAATCAAATCTGTGTGTAcagcaggagagagacagagagagacacagacagagagagagacagagagagagagacagagagagagagacagagagagagacagacagagacagacagagacagtgacCCCAGTATAATTCTGGAATAAAATGCACACTCCACACACCTTACCAAAATCTCCAACCCCTCATACAACGTGGAGACCATTTCATTAGCAAATTGTCAACAGGATATTCCATTATTCAAGAGTCagttttacaaaataaattagcATTTTCAAAGGTGAAATCAGACAATTATTCCAAAACATAGCTTATTCTACTCAGCAAAGGTTAAAGATATCAATCAACAAAACATCTCCATCTCATCGGAACAGTACAggataaagcttcctctacactgtcccccccccccccatccctgggacagggacagcacagggtaaagcaccctctacactgtcccccccatcccagggacagcacggggttagatacagagtaaagctccctctacactgtcccccccNNNNNNNNNNNNNNNNNNNNNNNNNNNNNNNNNNNNNNNNNNNNNNNNNNNNNNNNNNNNNNNNNNNNNNNNNNNNNNNNNNNNNNNNNNNNNNNNNNNNNNNNNNNNNNNNNNNNNNNNNNNNNNNNNNNNNNNNNNNNNNNNNNNNNNNNNNNNNNNNNNNNNNNNNNNNNNNNNNNNNNNNNNNNNNNNNNNNNNNNNNNNNNNNNNNNNNNNNNNNNNNNNNNNNNNNNNNNNNNNNNNNNNNNNNNNNNNNNNNNNNNNNNNNNNNNNNNNNNNNNNNNNNNNNNNNNNNNNNNNNNNNNNNNNNNNNNNNNNNNNNNNNNNNNNNNNNNNNNNNNNNNNNNNNNNNNNNNNNNNNNNNNNNNNNNNNNNNNNNNNNNNNNNNNNNNNNNNNNNNNNNNNNNNNNNNNNNNNNNNNNNNNNNNNNNNNNNNNNNNNNNNNNNNNNNNNNNNNNNNNNNNNNNNNNNNNNNNGTAAAGCACACTGCCCCccctcatcccagggacagggacagcgcggggttagatacagagtaaagctccctctacactgtcccccccatcccagggacagggacagcacagggttatatacagagtaaagctccctctacactgtccccccccccatcccacggacagggacagcatggggttagatacagagtaaagcatcctctacactatccccctcatcccagggacagcacagggttagatacagagtaaagctcccactacactgtccccttcatcccagggacagggagggagggtgagtgtggttgggagaaggagagagagatagttttgtggggagagagggagggaggtgtgggtcTGGTCTGTACCAAAGGCCACACTCTTCACCACCCGGCCCCCTGCTGTCTCGCCCCAAAAATGGGGGGAAATCCCCCACGCAAATCGTGCCGTTAAGGCTCCAAATGCCCTCTATTCTCTTCTCTCCCCTCGCCCGAAGATGGTCGCCATTTCTTCTCCCGTGCTCGGCGGCCATCTTGGTGGCCACGCTTCGCTGACCTACGACCTCCTCGGTTGTCATAGTGGCTCTTCTGCTTGGCTTTCTTACTGCGTCTGCgatggagagatgtcagaggttagCTCAGAGGGTCGAACACCCATCCCCTCAAAACAACCTTTCCAAGGGATCTCCCCTCAGAGTCGCCGAGAGAGGcttggagtcacttgtaggcccggcccgggtaaggacggcagatttccttcccaccccacctccaatgGGGTTTTAATTTTTGCCCTTGACAGGTTATGCGATTACCGTAGAAAAAGTATTTCAGACAGAATGAGAAGTCAGTTAGGAAACGCAGCAATTGATCGCTTAAATAAATGGACACAGGGTTACAAAACAAAATGGCCGCTCCCAAAGTGCCACTTGGCCCAGCAAACGAACTGAACCTTTCCCTCCCTCTCCCGCGGGGTCTCCCATGAACCTCAACCTGACCATCGACCACCTCGGCCTGGGGATGGGGAGACGGATAGGGGCAGTGGGGAGGAGGGGTTTGCTGGATTTGTCCAGGCCAGTCTAAtccaccccacccacctccctccccctcataAGTCACTCACTCACCTGGGAGTGTGGAGATAACAGAGGGAGTTTTACTcggtatctaaccccgtgctgtccctgtccctggtaTGGGGGGGGGNNNNNNNNNNNNNNNNNNNNNNNNNNNNNNNNNNNNNNNNNNNNNNNNNNNNNNNNNNNNNNNNNNNNNNNNNNNNNNNNNNNNNNNNNacagtgtagagggagctttactctgtatctaaccccgtactgtccctgtccctgggatgggggagacagtgtagagggagctttactctgtatctaaccccgtgctgttgctgtccctgtccctgtgagtgtCAAATGGGGGAGTGGGTGTAGGAGACGGTGGGCAGGAGTCACATATACAGCAGGTAGCACCTACTCGTGTTGGAGGGCGGCCTCTCCCAGCAGGCCCCTGTAGACGTGATCTTCGAAGTCCCCAACGGCGTCGTCATCCCCGAAGAGGCGCTCGGCGATTTCCTCCACATAATCCTCCAGGCGGTCGACGAAGGTGCTGAACCGCAGCTGGTCGTGGATGAAGAGGCCGTCCCTGAAAAACGGGGTCACCACGTCCTGCAGCTCCGAGGACCAGACTTCTCCCAGCCTCCACCTCTCCGTGTACTCCCGGAGGAGCTCCCGGAAATGGGCTGCTTCGACGGGTCCCAGctccaccccgaacccctcgacaCCGTCCTTGCGGGCGCAGCCGACCAGGTCGAGGCAGTCCGCCCGCTGCTTCTGGGCCTGCGCCCTCCAAAAGCCTTTGCGCAGACGGTCACGGTCTTCCACTCCGCCCGATTTCGGCCTCCTGTGCTTGTCGGGTCTCCCCTCCTTCCCGGGCCGTTGACGATAGCTGTCCCATCTCTCGGGGTGCTCCTCCTCTCTCCGGCCCTGGTGCCCACGCGGTCCTTGTGTACCGTCGGCCTGTGGACCGCTCACTCGGGCCTTCTCCTCATCTTTGCTCACAGCCTCCGGCCTACTCATCGTGGAGCCTTGGGCCTTCTCGTCATCCTGTGGCCTACTCATCGTGGAGCCTTGGGTCTTCTCGTCAGCCTGTGGCCGACTCATTGTGGAGCCTCGGGCCTTCTCGTCATCCTGTGGCCTACTCATCGTGGAGCCTTGGGTCTTCTCGTCATCCTGCAGCCTACTCATCATGGAGCCTTGGGCCTTCTCGTCATCCTGCGGCCTACTCATCGTGGAGCCTTGGGCCTTCTCGTCATCCTGCGGCCTATTCATTGTGGAGCCTTGGACCTGCTCTTCATCCTGTGGCCTACTCATCGTGGAGCCTTGGGCCTGCTCTTCATCCTGCGGCCTACTCATCATGGAGTCTTGGGTTCTCTCTTCATCCTGTGGCCTACTCATTGTGGAGTCTGGAGCCTGCTCTTCATCCTG
Protein-coding regions in this window:
- the LOC122546430 gene encoding pre-B-cell leukemia transcription factor-interacting protein 1-like is translated as QPELNYLFLLSSLTPQGQKQELEQSLEAGGWALPPDSQQNLNRLLQRLAQYLSLEEEILEDLAGELGRRGSAASRGQEMLVAEVLMLRRELDKQRGLAASMRQALEGLIERVSGLGEAVTGVEVLAALGELEQKLAFELQRSEVWEKVYGASSWQDATPLNPEESNPEAKGGEEAQDSTMSRPQDDEKARVSTMSRPQDEEQAPDSTMSRPQDEERTQDSMMSRPQDEEQAQGSTMSRPQDEEQVQGSTMNRPQDDEKAQGSTMSRPQDDEKAQGSMMSRLQDDEKTQGSTMSRPQDDEKARGSTMSRPQADEKTQGSTMSRPQDDEKAQGSTMSRPEAVSKDEEKARVSGPQADGTQGPRGHQGRREEEHPERWDSYRQRPGKEGRPDKHRRPKSGGVEDRDRLRKGFWRAQAQKQRADCLDLVGCARKDGVEGFGVELGPVEAAHFRELLREYTERWRLGEVWSSELQDVVTPFFRDGLFIHDQLRFSTFVDRLEDYVEEIAERLFGDDDAVGDFEDHVYRGLLGEAALQHERSKKAKQKSHYDNRGGRRSAKRGHQDGRRAREKKWRPSSGEGREENRGHLEP